The Paenibacillus macerans genome includes a window with the following:
- a CDS encoding PTS sugar transporter subunit IIA — MFHWGRNKKALDSLEIASPIPGKAVELKEVPDPAFAQGHMGGGAAIEPAEGKVYAPFEGKIAHLMDKSKHAVIVEHRSGVQVLIHVGIDTVSLKGNGFTAHVKTGAKVKQGQLLLEFDQEAIRAAGLSPLSPVIVPDGPEAVARVEIHVGQQDDGHNGPLMTVYLKS; from the coding sequence TTGTTCCATTGGGGCCGAAATAAGAAAGCATTGGATTCGCTGGAGATCGCATCCCCCATTCCCGGCAAGGCGGTGGAACTGAAAGAGGTTCCCGATCCTGCTTTTGCCCAGGGGCACATGGGGGGAGGAGCGGCGATTGAGCCGGCGGAAGGCAAGGTATACGCTCCGTTCGAGGGAAAAATAGCCCATCTTATGGACAAAAGCAAGCACGCGGTGATCGTCGAGCATAGGAGCGGCGTGCAGGTGCTCATCCATGTCGGTATAGATACGGTGTCGTTAAAGGGCAACGGATTTACGGCACATGTGAAGACCGGCGCGAAGGTAAAGCAGGGGCAACTGCTGCTTGAATTCGATCAAGAAGCCATTCGGGCCGCCGGTCTATCGCCGCTTAGTCCAGTCATTGTCCCGGACGGACCGGAAGCCGTGGCGAGGGTGGAAATTCACGTCGGACAGCAGGACGATGGCCATAACGGACCGTTAATGACGGTGTACTTGAAATCATAA
- a CDS encoding glycoside hydrolase family 32 protein: MNRSDAYDLKFHITPPHGLLNDPNGLAFFNGQYHVFYQWNPHGTEHKNKCWGHMVSDDLVNWRRKNAALEPSEWYDKDGIYSGGSVVHDGKLHLFYTGNVIRDDGVKESYQCAAVSEDGEYFRKIGPLFEHPSGYTRHVRDPKIWRDQSGSWRLIVGAQTDDLRGDALVYKSADLSAWTCQGSFLEHDHKFGYMWECPDVLQFPENDVFVFCPQGLPEQGENFRNPNQSGYIVGKIAETGKFHGELADFQELDRGFDFYAPQSFKVGDRIILFGWMNSMDEETEKAVPTVQEGWIHTLTLPREIVLADGRLYQKPIRELQGLRQDGMQGNIGNNGVWQLPALQAELIINFSKLSENFRMMIRGAVQIDYDREQNSLTVWRTNWATRQREYRKAILTHTLAEMRLFIESSSLEIFVNEGEEVFSLRYFTEDAQQRAVRLEAGGNEGKVSIYRLQQCVD, encoded by the coding sequence ATGAATAGAAGCGATGCTTATGACTTGAAATTTCATATCACCCCGCCTCACGGGTTATTAAACGACCCGAATGGACTTGCTTTTTTCAACGGTCAATATCATGTGTTTTATCAATGGAATCCACACGGTACCGAACATAAAAATAAATGCTGGGGCCATATGGTTTCGGACGACCTGGTGAATTGGCGCAGGAAAAACGCCGCGCTGGAGCCTTCAGAATGGTATGACAAGGACGGCATTTATTCCGGCGGGAGTGTTGTTCATGATGGCAAGCTGCACCTCTTTTACACGGGAAATGTAATCCGGGACGACGGGGTGAAGGAAAGTTATCAGTGCGCGGCCGTTTCCGAAGACGGCGAGTATTTTCGCAAAATCGGCCCGTTGTTTGAACATCCCTCCGGCTATACGAGACATGTTCGGGACCCTAAAATATGGAGAGATCAAAGCGGAAGCTGGCGGCTCATTGTCGGCGCACAAACGGACGATTTAAGGGGTGACGCGCTGGTCTACAAATCCGCGGACTTGAGCGCTTGGACCTGCCAAGGCTCGTTTTTGGAACATGATCATAAGTTTGGCTACATGTGGGAATGCCCGGATGTCCTGCAATTTCCCGAAAATGATGTATTTGTGTTTTGTCCTCAGGGATTGCCGGAACAAGGAGAAAACTTTAGAAATCCTAATCAATCGGGATATATTGTCGGGAAAATAGCGGAGACAGGCAAATTCCACGGTGAGCTGGCCGATTTTCAAGAGCTCGATCGCGGATTTGATTTTTATGCACCGCAGTCGTTTAAGGTTGGCGATCGAATCATCCTGTTCGGCTGGATGAACTCTATGGACGAGGAAACGGAGAAGGCCGTTCCGACCGTTCAGGAAGGCTGGATCCACACGCTGACCCTTCCCCGGGAAATCGTGCTGGCGGACGGCAGGCTTTACCAGAAGCCAATCCGGGAATTGCAAGGGTTAAGACAGGACGGCATGCAGGGGAATATCGGCAACAATGGAGTATGGCAGCTGCCTGCTTTGCAAGCGGAACTTATCATTAATTTTTCCAAGCTCAGCGAAAATTTCCGGATGATGATCAGGGGCGCTGTGCAAATTGACTATGATCGGGAACAAAACAGTCTGACCGTCTGGAGAACCAACTGGGCGACCAGGCAGAGAGAGTACAGGAAAGCAATATTAACTCATACCCTTGCGGAAATGCGGCTATTTATAGAAAGCTCAAGCCTGGAGATTTTTGTGAACGAGGGGGAAGAAGTATTTTCCCTGCGTTATTTCACGGAAGATGCCCAGCAGCGCGCCGTTCGGCTCGAGGCTGGCGGCAATGAAGGAAAAGTCAGCATTTACCGGTTGCAACAATGCGTAGATTAA